In one window of Hyla sarda isolate aHylSar1 chromosome 1, aHylSar1.hap1, whole genome shotgun sequence DNA:
- the LOC130355382 gene encoding uncharacterized protein LOC130355382 yields the protein MEGIMLLSLGPAYKDTCLITTTPYITLLTSITTTPYLTLLTSITTTPYITLLTSITTTPYLTLLTSITTTPYITLLTSITTTPYLTLLTSITTTPYITLLTSITTTPYLTLLTSITTTPYITLLTSITTTPYITLLTSITTTPYITLLTSITTTPYITLLTSITTTPYITLLTSITTTPYITLLTSITTTPYLTLLTSITTTPYITLLTSITTTPYLTLLTSITTTPYITLLTSITTTPYITLLTSITTTPYLTLLTSITTTPYITLLTSITTTPYLTLLTSITTTPYITLLTSITTTPYITLLTSITTTPYITLLTSITTTPYITLLTSITTTPYITLLTSITTTPYITLPTSITTTPYITLLTSITTTPYITLLTSITTTPYITLLTSITTTPYITLLTSITTTPYITLLTSITTTPYITLLTSITTTPYITLLTSITTTPYITLLTSITTTPYITLLTSITTTPYITLLTSITTTPYITLLTSITTTPYITLLTSITTTPYITLLTSITTTPYITLLTSITTTPYITLLTSITTTPYITLLTNFSCALLTSITTTPHITLLTSITTTPYITLLTSITTTPYITLLTSITTTPYITLLTSITTTYTTLLTSITTIPYITLLTSITTIPYITLLTSITTTPYITLLTSITTTPYITLLTSITTTPYITLLTSITTTPYITLLTSITTTPYITLLTSITTTPYITLLTSITTTPYITLLTSITTTPYITLLTSITTSPYITLLTSITTTPYITLLTSITTTPYITLLTSITTTPYITLLTSITTTPYITLLTSITTTPYITLLTSITTTPYITLLTSITTTPYITLLTSITTTPYITLPTSITTTPYITLLTSITTTPYITLLTSITTTPYITLLTSITTTPYLTLLTSITTTPYITLLTSITTTPYITLLTSITTTPYITLLTSITTTPYITLLTSITTTPYLTLLTSITTTPYITLLTSITTTPYITLLTSITTTP from the exons ATGGAGGGGATAATGCTTCTTTCCCTGGGCCCTGCCTACAAGGACACCTGTCT TATCACTACTACTCCTTACATCACACTGCTCACCAGTATCACTACCACTCCTTACCTCACACTGCTCACCAGTATCACTACTACTCCTTACATCACACTGCTCACCAGTATCACTACCACTCCTTACCTCACACTGCTCACCAGTATCACTACTACTCCTTACATCACACTGCTCACCAGTATCACTACTACTCCTTACCTCACACTGCTCACCAGTATCACTACTACTCCTTACATCACACTGCTCACCAGTATCACTACTACTCCTTACCTCACACTGCTCACCAGTATCACTACTACTCCTTACATCACACTGCTCACCAGTATCACTACCACTCCTTACATCACACTGCTCACCAGTATCACTACCACTCCTTACATCACACTGCTCACCAGTATCACTACCACTCCTTACATCACACTGCTCACCAGTATCACTACCACTCCTTACATAACACTGCTCACCAGTATCACTACTACTCCGTACATCACACTGCTCACCAGTATCACTACTACTCCTTACCTCACACTGCTCACCAGTATCACTACTACTCCTTACATCACACTGCTCACCAGTATCACTACTACTCCTTACCTCACACTGCTCACCAGTATCACTACTACTCCTTACATCACACTGCTCACCAGTATCACTACTACTCCTTACATCACACTGCTCACCAGTATCACTACTACTCCTTACCTCACACTGCTCACCAGTATCACTACTACTCCTTACATCACACTGCTCACCAGTATCACTACTACTCCTTACCTCACACTGCTCACCAGTATCACTACTACTCCTTACATCACACTGCTCACCAGTATCACTACTACTCCTTACATCACACTGCTCACCAGTATCACTACCACTCCTTACATCACACTGCTCACCAGTATCACTACCACTCCTTACATCACACTGCTCACCAGTATCACTACCACTCCTTACATCACACTGCTCACCAGTATCACTACCACTCCTTACATCACACTGCCCACCAGTATCACTACCACTCCTTACATCACACTGCTCACCAGTATCACTACCACTCCTTACATCACACTGCTCACCAGTATCACTACTACTCCTTACATCACACTGCTCACCAGTATAACTACCACTCCTTACATCACACTGCTCACCAGTATCACTACCACTCCTTACATCACACTGCTCACCAGTATCACAACCACTCCTTACATCACACTGCTCACCAGTATCACTACTACTCCTTACATCACACTGCTCACCAGTATCACTACCACTCCTTACATCACACTGCTCACCAGTATCACTACCACTCCTTACATCACACTGCTCACCAGTATCACTACCACTCCTTACATAACACTGCTCACCAGTATCACTACTACTCCTTACATCACACTGCTCACCAGTATCACTACTACTCCTTACATCACACTGCTCACCAGTATCACTACCACTCCTTACATAACACTGCTCACCAGTATCACTACTACTCCTTACATCACACTGCTCACCAGTATCACTACCACTCCTTACATCACACTGCTCACCAGTATCACTACCACTCCTTACATCACACTGCTCACCA ATTTTTCCTGTGCTCTGCTCACCAGTATCACTACAACTCCTCACATCACACTGCTCACCAGTATCACTACTACTCCTTACATCACACTGCTCACCAGTATCACTACTACTCCTTACATCACACTGCTCACCAGTATCACTACCACTCCTTACATCACACTGCTCACCAGTATCACTACTACTTACACCACACTGCTCACCAGTATCACTACCATTCCTTACATCACACTGCTCACCAGTATCACTACCATTCCTTACATCACACTGCTCACCAGTATAACTACCACTCCTTACATCACACTGCTCACCAGTATCACTACCACTCCTTACATCACACTGCTCACCAGTATCACTACCACTCCTTACATCACACTGCTCACCAGTATCACTACTACTCCTTACATCACACTGCTCACCAGTATCACTACCACTCCTTACATCACACTGCTCACCAGTATCACTACCACTCCTTACATCACACTGCTCACCAGTATCACTACTACTCCTTACATCACACTGCTCACCAGTATCACTACTACTCCTTACATCACACTGCTCACCAGTATCACTACCTCTCCTTACATCACACTGCTCACCAGTATCACTACCACTCCTTACATCACACTGCTCACCAGTATCACTACCACTCCTTACATCACACTGCTCACCAGTATCACTACCACTCCTTACATCACACTGCTCACCAGTATCACTACCACTCCTTACATCACACTGCTCACCAGTATCACTACCACTCCTTACATCACACTGCTCACCAGTATCACTACCACTCCTTACATCACACTGCTCACCAGTATCACTACCACTCCTTACATCACACTGCTCACCAGTATCACTACCACTCCTTACATCACACTGCCCACCAGTATCACTACCACTCCTTACATCACACTGCTCACCAGTATCACTACCACTCCTTACATAACACTGCTCACCAGTATCACTACTACTCCTTACATCACACTGCTCACCAGTATCACTACTACTCCTTACCTCACACTGCTCACCAGTATCACTACTACTCCTTACATCACACTGCTCACCAGTATCACTACCACTCCTTACATCACACTGCTCACCAGTATCACTACCACTCCTTACATAACACTGCTCACCAGTATCACTACTACTCCTTACATCACACTGCTCACCAGTATCACTACTACTCCTTACCTCACACTGCTCACCAGTATCACTACTACTCCTTACATCACACTGCTCACCAGTATCACTACCACTCCTTACATCACACTGCTCACCAGTATCACTACTACTCCTTAA